The genomic segment TCACCATGTAAATGTGAAGTTTGGTGACACTGGTGTGCTTGAAGATATCAGTTTTGACATGGAAGCAGGCCAGTCCTTAGCAGTTGTCGGTCCTAATGGTGGTGGAAAATCAACACTATTCCGAGTTGCTTTAGGACTGGTCAGTCCTAATCGTGGGCAAGCTGCGATCTTTGGCCAAGAACCAAGAAAGGCGTCTCCCGCTGTAGGTTATGTACCCCAACTAAAAACTTTTGACCGGAGCTTCCCTACTAACGCCCTCGAGTTAGTTGTGTCTGGTATTCGGCGTGCCTGGCCAGCACGAGTAACACGCCAAGAACACCAGCAGGCAGATCGGGCGTTAGATGGTGTTGGGGCCAGACACTTGCTCAAGCGCTCATTATCACGTCTTTCCGGTGGGGAATTGCAGCGTGTATTTCTTGCTCGCGCTCTGGTGAAGGAACCCAATCTTGTTCTTCTAGACGAACCTGCAACCGGGGTTGATTTCCTAGCCGAGAACGACCTTTATGACCTGTTGGAACGTTATCAAGAAGCAACAGGTGCGGCTATAGCTATGATCACCCACGATCTTGCCGCAGCTAGGTACCATGCCTCGCAGGTGCTGGTGCTGAACCGCCGAGTTCATGGTTTTGGTTGTCCTGAAGAGGTGTTACACGAGGATTATCTTCGTGGAGCTTATGGTCATGTGGGTCACTCTCATGATTTCACATTCGGATAATACACGTTAGGACCTATGGAATTCATTGAACTTTTTGAGTTTGCGTTTATGCGGCGGGCATTAATTGCTGGTCTCCTGATTGCTTTGATGACAAGTATCCTAGGGGTTTTTGTTGTGCAAAGGGGCCTAGCGTTCCTCGGTGATGGTCTCGCGCATGCTTCTTTTGGCGGAATGGGTTTAGGAGCCCTCATAATTTTTGGCCTTGGGGCGTCTCTGGGGACTGATATTTTCCGACAACCTCTCTGGGTTGCACTACCATTCACCATAATGGCGGCATTAGGAATAGCTTGGGTTCGTGACCAAACTAACCTTGCGAGTGATACGGCAGTTGGGGTGTTCTTCGCTGTTTCCGTGTCATTAGGGGTAATCTTCTTCTCGATTATTCCACCAGATGCTGATATTGGGGTCGACGTTTTTGACCTTCTGTTCGGTTCAATCTTGGGGATACGTCAAGTAGATCTTCTATTGATTGTGATTGTTTGTGTTTTGTCTTTGCTGTTTTTCGCCTTAGCTTGGGGACACCTTGGTTACGCAACCTTTGACGAAGAAATGGCAAAGGTTGATGGGATAAGATCTAGGATTTTGGAGTACCTGCTTTTTGCAATAGCTGGCGTTGTAGTTGCTGTAAGTGCTTTTGTGGTGGGAATTATTCTGATCGCTGCTTATTTAGTTATTCCTGCTGCGGCTGCTCGGTTGTTATCACGTTCACTTATTGAATGGACAATTATCTCTTTGGGGATAGGCGTGATAACGACATTTCTTGGATTGATAATGTCATTTGTTCTGGATGTTCCGAGCGGGAGTACGATTGTGTTATCCCAGGCCTTAACCTTTATACTTGCAATCTTTTTCGGGAAACTTAGAGCTTAAAAACGATCTGATGGATGTAAATCCACGCGGACAAGGCGGTATGACTAGGCCGTAAGAGAATCCTAAAATATTAGATCTTACTATTACAAGCTAGATAATGTAGTGTCATGTTTTTTCTTATAAATATTTTTCAATTTTGGCTAATTCGATAATCGCTAAGGACTGGCCTGCTTCCATGTCAAAACTGATATCTTCAAGCACACCAGTGTCACCAAACTTCACATTTACATGGTGAAAATGCAAAGCCGGCGGGTTCATTCGTTAATTACTAAGGCCCCGTAAAATCATTTCGGCATTGTATCGCATAAGATCTTGATAAGACGGTCTATCCCCAAAACCACCAAGCGGATCAAGAGTCTCTAATTTCACTCCTGCGCTTTGTGCAATAATTTTGGCTGGACGAGTATCTAACTGAAACTCCGCAAATACTGCACGCGCCCCAGAGGCACGGACGCTATCCAGTGCCTTCTTAAGGTAAGAAATGCTCGGTTCTCTACCTGGGAAAGGTTCGATGCTCATCATAAGTTTCAGATCATATCGGTCAGCGAAGTAGCCCCATGCATCGTGATACGCCACAAATGGTTGTCCGGCTACCTCTGCTAATGCTGCAGATAGCTCCTCATGAAGGATAACTAAATCTTTGCGCAGAGTGGTGGCATTTAATCTATATTGCTCTTCCCCTTCTGGGTCAACTTTTATTAATTCCTGTTCTAATAAATCAACGATTTGAATCATCACAATAGGATCAAGCCAGAAATGAGGATCCGGACCGAAGTAGTGATGCCCAGCGTGTGACCAACCATCATCATGGCCGTCGTGATTATCATGGTCAGTTGACACTAAGGGAAGGTCGACTTTATCTATAAGTTTTATGACTGAAGCTTGAGTTTCACTCGCTATTATCAAATCCTCAATCCAAGCATCCACTCCACCGTTTACAACTACTAATTCTGCTTTTGATAATTTAACTAGATCACTTGGGCTCGGATCAAACGTATGTAGCGATTTACCTGGGGAAATCATTACATGCACCGGCAACCGATCCCCAACTAGTTGTTCAACTAAACTGGCGTGTGGTGGGATTGAAACAACGATCTCGGCAACACAACTACCACCGAAGATACCTAGGGTGAGGAACGTTAGGTAACAAATAACTTTAGGACGAAAGTTTTTCACTATTGATAATCCTTTCTCATTAATAACCTTGGGAACATACCACGAAACCTAGGCACCTTCTTAGTATCTGGGATTACATAGCGTCTATTAAAACGTAAAATAGAAACCCAGGTACAATGTATTTGTGAGTAACGAAAACCTTGCAAAAGAAATTTATGATGCCTGCCACCTTAAAGGAAACTTTCTTCTTCGCTCTGGCGCAATCAGTAAAGAATACTTCGATAAATACCTATTCGAATCCCAGCCAGGTCTCCTAATGAAAATTGCTAAGGCCTTAATTCCGCTGATCCCCCCAGAAACCGAAATCCTAGCAGGATTAGAACTTGGCGGCGTTCCCCTAGCAGTAATCCTCTCGCAGTTAACAAACCTACCTACTGCTTTCGTGCGTAAGGAAGCGAAAGCCTATGGCACTAAAAAAATAGCTGAAGGAATAGAAATTGACGGCGCTAAAGTACTACTAGTTGAGGATGTAGTCACCTCTGGAGGGCAACTCATTCTCTCTGCTTCTGACCTTCGGTCTATAGGGGCCGACCTGACAAATGCTGTTTGCGTAATTGATCGAGAAGCTGGGGGAGTAGAAAATCTTTCTGCTGAAAGCATACAACTAGAAGCCCTTTTTTCGATGAGCTTACTCAAGCATCAATCTTCTCAGGGCTGATCGTGTCGGAACACTTCGAAAACAAGATGACTTAATTCATCTCTTAAAAGTTTTTCCCAACCCGTACGCACAGCATTCCGAGATCCTGGCAAAGCAAAGATTAACCCACCGTCAGCCAGGCCACCAACTGCACGGGAAAGCATCGCTGCCCCACCGACTTCTTTAAACGACAGCATCCGAAAAAGTTCGCCAAAACCTGGCATCGGCTTCACAATAAGAGAAGTCACGATTGGAATTGTCACGTCTCGGCCTGCTATGCCAGTACCTCCCGAGGAAATCACCACCTGCGCCGGTCCGTCGAGGAGATCCTGCAGAGCATTCCTAATTTCTGCTTCCTCATCCCTGACGATCCTACGATCCACAAGAGTGTGACCCAAACGGCTTAGCTCTACCTCCAGATAATCCGAGCTGGCATCGTTGTAAATAGTCCTCGTGTCACTAATAGTAAGCAACGCTATAGCAACAGATTTTGGCCCCGCACTCAAATGATCTGACCTACCTGAATCCATTCTCGACAGTCTACACTCGAACGGAACTCCAAGTAAAAGTTAGAGTATGGGCCATGTGCCAAGATAATGTATTTGCCAAAATCGTAACTGGAAAGATACAAGCGGACATAGTCTATAAGGATAATCTCGTTACGGCCTTTCGCGACAATAATCCACAAGCACCTACACATATACTTATTGTCCCAAACACAATAATCCCGAGCGCCGACCATGTCCTTCCAGAACATGAGCCGGCCCTCGGTAGAATGTTCACGGTGGCAAAAGATGTTGCTAGAGAAGAAAAGCTCGACAAAGGCTACCGTCTTTTGGTTAACTGCAAAGAACACGGAGGCCAGGAAATCTACCATCTTCACATGCACTTAATCGGTGGCCAGCCTTTAGGTCCGATAATCGCACCGAGTCTGTGACTGTTCGACCCATCACAGGTTGTTACACTCTTATTAGATGAATCGGAACACACTACAGAAAACAGCCATTCTGCGAGCTCTCCAGAAAGCATCTGGACCTGTCACTCCCAAAGAGCTTAGGGACCTGACACAAACAGAGTTAAAAGGCATAGGGCTAGCGACCATCTATAGAAATCTCCACCGCCTTCAGGAACAAGGGAAGGTGACTCCGGTCCACCTGCCAAACGATTCAACTCGGTATGAACCCTCTGGTAGAGATCATCACCACCACTTTCGATGCGAATCATGCAACATGGTATTCGAACTCCTTTCAAGCTGCCCACCGCCTGAGGAGACCACCGTGCCAAACGGCTTTGCAGTACACGGCCACGAACTCGTACTTTATGGCCTATGTATAGATTGCCAAGGATAACTTAGAGGTTTCATGTCAGTCCTAGCCTCAGCCATTCTAATTTCTAGCTCAATACTTTTTGGGACAATCAGTCAGGCTCAACCCAAACTCGAAGCCGATTTCGGCTACGTTGAGGGACGAATTAAAGATATTATTGCGTCCTCAAAACACGATGGTCACTCTACAGCACTAGTTCAATTACGAAGCGGCCACGTGGTACGAGCAGAAATTCCCAGAGTCGATCAATTCACCCCCAAAGACCTCCCACCGTTCAAAGAGGGACAACGCGTAGAACTTTACTATTCTTACGGGACTGATGGCCAACACCAATTCGTGGTCTCAGACTGGGTCCGCCGCCCCTCCTTGTTCTGGTTAATAGGAATTTTCCTACTGGTCTCGATTGTTGTCGCTCGCTTTAAGGGTTTCCGAGCATTTCTTTCAACAGCAGCTAGCCTGCTGATAGTAGTGGCCTTTATAATTCCTCAAATCCTTGCTGGCTGGAACCCGATTGTAGTATCTCTTGTCGGCGTTGGAAGCATACTCATCTTAGCCATTTACTTTGTACATGGACTGAATTGGAGCACGACTGCAGCTTTAGCCGGTACGCTTGCAGCTGTCCTAATGACAATGGCGCTCGGTATAGCGTTCACTGAATGGAGCTACTTAACAGGTTTCGGCTCTGACGAAGCATTAATGATTAACGCTGGTGCTAATCAAATAAACCTCAAAGGTCTGCTCCTAGCTGGTCTTTTGATAGGCGCCTTAGGCGCACTTACTGACATCACCATAGTTCAGGCCAGCGTAATTAGAGAACTAGCCCACGTAAATCCGGAGTTAACTGCCAGAGAACTATACCAACGCGGAATGAATGTAGGCCGGGATCACGTTGGCTCTTTAGTGAACACCTTAGTCTTAGCGTATACTGGAGCTTCTCTGCCACTCCTTTTGCTACTTACGCTAAACGATTTCAGTTTCGCTCGGGCTCTAAATATAGAACTAGTGGCTACGGAAATTATCCAAATCTTGGTTGGTTCAGTAGGACTCGTACTCAGTGTGCCAATTACAACCTACATAGCTGCCTTATTATTCCGAGGGGACCGGTTACCAATACAACCAAGTGAACTCAATCATCAACACCATCATTAACTCTGCTTGTCGAAAAACTAAAGTAACACCCTAAAAAACAGCCAGCTATACTAGCCTACTTTCTGCGGGAGCAAAGTAACAATTGGAATAGTAGTAACCAAATGTAATGGGGACAACAAAACCTTTCCACCCCTAGTCTTCCCATTGCCAATTTTAAAAACAAGTCCTTCAACCACCCAAACTATGCGCACTACAAACACTGGGGGTAAACTTAAACTACTGATGAAATTATACACAGGACAAGACATGAAAATGGTTGATAAAAAAGCGATCGAGACTGGCATCCCCTCAATCGTCTTGATGGAAAACGCCGGACGATCAATAGCAGACGACCTCCTTAAACGTTGGCCAACTACCAAAAACGTAGTCATACTTTGTGGCAATGGAAACAATGGAGGCGACGGTTACGTAGCTGCCAGGCATCTGAAGGAATCTGGTCTAGACGTCACAATTTTCGAAACCGATAACAAACTAACTAACGCTAGTAAAGACACTCAGGCAGCTCGAACTTCTGCTAGGGCTCATAGGATTCCCTTCAGGAATATAGCCACGTTCTTATCTGGACCAATGCCATCAACCGATGTTTTTGTGGACTCCCTACTTGGTAGCGGCTTGTCCCGACCGCTCGAAGGTCAACTCGCTGAGATCGTCATTAAGATAAACACAACTGACCAGCCGGTCCTCAGCGTAGACATCCCAACTGGGGTAGGTGCTGATCAGGCCCAACCTCTTGGAGTCCACGTACGTGCAACTCGCACCGTACAACTAGCTGGCGCCAAATTAGCCAGCGCTCTATTCCCAGCACGGGCCGCTTTCGGTGAAATCTCCACAGTCCCAATTGGTATCCCAAATGACGTGTTACACCGATATTCCACCACGGATCTTGTGACTCGGCAATACATCCAAGATAATGCACCTAGGCGTTTACGATCTGGGCACAAGTATTCCGCAGGAACCGTCCTAGTGATTGGCGGATCAACGCAGTACTCTGGGGCAGCAGAGTTAGCTGCCCGTTCAGCACTACGCGCAGGCTCTGGACTCGTGTCCGTTCTTGCTGAGGACCCTCAAGCTGCAACCTGGCCCGACATAATCAGGTACAAATGGAAATCCAGTAAGGTTTTAGCTCAACAAGTAGCAAGTATCAAGAACGCTAAATCCCATGCCCGCGTTATTGGACCCGGCCTTGACTCAAAATTGGCAAACCAAGTACCCTCAATCCTCGCATTAGATAAAACTCCCACTGTATTGGATGCTGGGGCACTCCAACCCGGACACGAACTAAGCAAGGCCACCAAAAGACACGGTGCTTGTGTTTTGACTCCTCACCTTGGTGAAGCAAGCTTCCTTTTAGGGAGCGACATTTCAGAAATAATTGATGATCCAGTTGGAGCAGCGTCAGAAATGGCGAAGGAATACAGCGCAGTCTTAGTACTTAAAG from the Trueperaceae bacterium genome contains:
- a CDS encoding ABC transporter ATP-binding protein, whose protein sequence is MEAGQSLAVVGPNGGGKSTLFRVALGLVSPNRGQAAIFGQEPRKASPAVGYVPQLKTFDRSFPTNALELVVSGIRRAWPARVTRQEHQQADRALDGVGARHLLKRSLSRLSGGELQRVFLARALVKEPNLVLLDEPATGVDFLAENDLYDLLERYQEATGAAIAMITHDLAAARYHASQVLVLNRRVHGFGCPEEVLHEDYLRGAYGHVGHSHDFTFG
- the pyrE gene encoding orotate phosphoribosyltransferase, producing the protein MSNENLAKEIYDACHLKGNFLLRSGAISKEYFDKYLFESQPGLLMKIAKALIPLIPPETEILAGLELGGVPLAVILSQLTNLPTAFVRKEAKAYGTKKIAEGIEIDGAKVLLVEDVVTSGGQLILSASDLRSIGADLTNAVCVIDREAGGVENLSAESIQLEALFSMSLLKHQSSQG
- a CDS encoding YibE/F; translated protein: MSVLASAILISSSILFGTISQAQPKLEADFGYVEGRIKDIIASSKHDGHSTALVQLRSGHVVRAEIPRVDQFTPKDLPPFKEGQRVELYYSYGTDGQHQFVVSDWVRRPSLFWLIGIFLLVSIVVARFKGFRAFLSTAASLLIVVAFIIPQILAGWNPIVVSLVGVGSILILAIYFVHGLNWSTTAALAGTLAAVLMTMALGIAFTEWSYLTGFGSDEALMINAGANQINLKGLLLAGLLIGALGALTDITIVQASVIRELAHVNPELTARELYQRGMNVGRDHVGSLVNTLVLAYTGASLPLLLLLTLNDFSFARALNIELVATEIIQILVGSVGLVLSVPITTYIAALLFRGDRLPIQPSELNHQHHH
- a CDS encoding manganese transporter codes for the protein MRRALIAGLLIALMTSILGVFVVQRGLAFLGDGLAHASFGGMGLGALIIFGLGASLGTDIFRQPLWVALPFTIMAALGIAWVRDQTNLASDTAVGVFFAVSVSLGVIFFSIIPPDADIGVDVFDLLFGSILGIRQVDLLLIVIVCVLSLLFFALAWGHLGYATFDEEMAKVDGIRSRILEYLLFAIAGVVVAVSAFVVGIILIAAYLVIPAAAARLLSRSLIEWTIISLGIGVITTFLGLIMSFVLDVPSGSTIVLSQALTFILAIFFGKLRA
- a CDS encoding molybdenum cofactor biosynthesis protein; translation: MDSGRSDHLSAGPKSVAIALLTISDTRTIYNDASSDYLEVELSRLGHTLVDRRIVRDEEAEIRNALQDLLDGPAQVVISSGGTGIAGRDVTIPIVTSLIVKPMPGFGELFRMLSFKEVGGAAMLSRAVGGLADGGLIFALPGSRNAVRTGWEKLLRDELSHLVFEVFRHDQP
- a CDS encoding histidine triad nucleotide-binding protein produces the protein MCQDNVFAKIVTGKIQADIVYKDNLVTAFRDNNPQAPTHILIVPNTIIPSADHVLPEHEPALGRMFTVAKDVAREEKLDKGYRLLVNCKEHGGQEIYHLHMHLIGGQPLGPIIAPSL
- a CDS encoding transcriptional repressor; translated protein: MNRNTLQKTAILRALQKASGPVTPKELRDLTQTELKGIGLATIYRNLHRLQEQGKVTPVHLPNDSTRYEPSGRDHHHHFRCESCNMVFELLSSCPPPEETTVPNGFAVHGHELVLYGLCIDCQG